The sequence below is a genomic window from Nostoc flagelliforme CCNUN1.
AGGACTCTCTCACAATACCAATTCTCCGGCATCCCAGGATAAGTCTCCTTTGCTTGTTCAATTAACCGTTCGGCAGCAGCAGTGTCACCGGATAATTTAGCGATTAGCCTGTTTTTGAGATAGCTATCAGATACACCATCGTCTATCTGGTTTCGTATCCCTTCATTTATAGTTGATGGCCGGGACTGATCTCTCCGCAACTGCCAAAATAAAACGTAATAAAGTGTACCAAAAATTAAAATTAGGCTGAGTGTTCCGAAAAAAGTTAGGAGGTTAAATGGTAG
It includes:
- a CDS encoding ABC transporter permease, which codes for MGNQVVIAVGTFILLLTGLLLGYVLSQLVLGFLPFNLLTFFGTLSLILIFGTLYYVLFWQLRRDQSRPSTINEGIRNQIDDGVSDSYLKNRLIAKLSGDTAAAERLIEQAKETYPGMPENWYCERVLDDLERDRQRE